Proteins encoded within one genomic window of Bombina bombina isolate aBomBom1 chromosome 1, aBomBom1.pri, whole genome shotgun sequence:
- the TUBB3 gene encoding tubulin beta-3 chain produces MREIVHIQAGQCGNQIGAKFWEVISDEHGIDPTGNYVGDSDLQLERISVYYNEASSHKYVPRAILVDLEPGTMDSVRSGAFGHLFRPDNFIFGQSGAGNNWAKGHYTEGAELVDSVLDVVRKECENCDCLQGFQLTHSLGGGTGSGMGTLLISKVREEYPDRIMNTFSVVPSPKVSDTVVEPYNATLSIHQLVENTDETYCIDNEALYDICFRTLKLATPTYGDLNHLVSATMSGVTTSLRFPGQLNADLRKLAVNMVPFPRLHFFMPGFAPLTARGSQQYRALTVPELTQQMFDAKNMMAACDPRHGRYLTVATVFRGRMSMKEVDEQMLAIQSKNSSYFVEWIPNNVKVAVCDIPPRGLKMSSTFIGNSTAIQELFKRISEQFTAMFRRKAFLHWYTGEGMDEMEFTEAESNMNDLVSEYQQYQDATAEEEGEMYEDDEEESEAQGK; encoded by the exons TTCTGGGAAGTAATCAGTGATGAGCATGGGATCGATCCTACTGGAAACTATGTTGGGGATTCTGACCTCCAGCTAGAGAGGATCAGTGTGTACTACAATGAGGCTTCCT CTCACAAATATGTCCCTCGGGCTATCTTAGTGGATTTAGAACCTGGAACAATGGACAGTGTTCGCTCTGGAGCATTTGGCCACCTTTTTAGACCAGATAACTTCATTTTTG GACAGAGTGGTGCTGGCAACAACTGGGCAAAGGGCCACTACACAGAAGGCGCTGAATTGGTCGACTCAGTGCTGGATGTAGTCAGGAAAGAATGTGAGAACTGCGACTGCTTGCAAGGTTTTCAGCTGACTCACTCACTGGGTGGAGGAACTGGCTCTGGTATGGGTACCCTTCTTATAAGTAAGGTCAGGGAGGAGTACCCAGACCGCATTATGAACACTTTTAGTGTAGTTCCCTCCCCTAAGGTATCTGACACTGTAGTTGAGCCATATAATGCAACATTATCTATCCACCAGCTCGTAGAGAACACTGATGAGACCTACTGCATTGACAACGAGGCACTTTATGACATCTGCTTCCGCACACTCAAACTAGCCACACCAACTTATGGGGACCTCAACCACCTTGTTAGTGCCACCATGAGTGGCGTCACCACTTCCCTGAGATTCCCTGGCCAGCTTAATGCTGACCTGCGCAAGCTTGCTGTCAACATGGTTCCTTTCCCTCGTCTGCACTTCTTCATGCCTGGCTTTGCACCACTGACTGCCCGTGGAAGCCAACAATATCGGGCACTAACTGTACCTGAGCTCACCCAACAGATGTTTGATGCTAAGAACATGATGGCAGCCTGTGATCCTCGTCATGGGCGTTATTTGACTGTAGCTACAGTCTTCCGTGGACGTATGTCTATGAAGGAAGTAGATGAACAGATGTTAGCTATCCAAAGCAAGAACAGCAGTTACTTTGTGGAATGGATTCCTAACAACGTTAAAGTGGCTGTATGTGATATCCCACCCCGTGGCCTCAAGATGTCTTCTACTTTCATTGGCAACAGCACCGCAATCCAGGAGCTATTTAAACGTATTTCTGAGCAGTTCACTGCCATGTTTAGGCGTAAGGCTTTCTTGCACTGGTACACAGGAGAAGGCATGGATGAGATGGAATTTACAGAGGCTGAGAGCAACATGAATGATCTGGTTTCAGAGTACCAGCAATACCAGGATGCCACAGCTGAGGAAGAAGGGGAGATGTATGAAGATGATGAGGAGGAGTCAGAAGCACAGGGGAAGTAA